One genomic segment of Hydrocarboniclastica marina includes these proteins:
- a CDS encoding THxN family PEP-CTERM protein — protein MNHFPKKAILASLVLPFTLGAASASAAQITEWDYTVDNAFTNATYTDGEGTPVSTEQELIWGSDGVTSSVSITDVSAPPADRLITNGGLAAGGEFTHNNQAIPNDSAMLASFDLNSTLHLIARAPAEMDGAEPEPVSVSFSSFFTETYNGGSCFEGSESVCDDVFSLQNPEFGSVNAAGNFEAAAQNFTIDGYNYTVFLEIVGLNTLTDEQCGVADAPANCIGFLTQEDNVNTFTSNFRIESSAVSVPEPGSLALLGLGLVGLGVASRRK, from the coding sequence ATGAATCACTTTCCTAAAAAAGCCATTCTCGCTTCCTTGGTTCTTCCGTTCACCCTGGGCGCAGCTTCTGCAAGTGCTGCTCAGATCACCGAGTGGGACTACACCGTCGATAACGCCTTCACCAATGCGACTTATACCGACGGCGAAGGTACCCCGGTCTCCACTGAGCAGGAACTGATCTGGGGTTCTGACGGCGTAACCAGCAGCGTTTCCATCACTGACGTGAGCGCTCCGCCGGCTGACCGCCTGATCACTAACGGTGGCCTTGCTGCCGGCGGTGAATTTACCCACAACAACCAGGCTATCCCGAACGACTCAGCCATGCTGGCGAGCTTCGATCTGAACAGCACCCTGCACCTGATCGCCCGTGCGCCGGCAGAGATGGACGGAGCCGAGCCTGAGCCAGTCTCAGTCAGCTTCTCCAGTTTCTTCACCGAAACCTATAATGGCGGCAGCTGTTTCGAAGGTTCAGAGTCTGTTTGTGATGACGTTTTCTCTCTCCAGAACCCTGAGTTCGGCAGCGTAAACGCAGCAGGTAATTTCGAAGCTGCGGCTCAGAACTTCACCATTGATGGCTACAACTACACGGTTTTCCTGGAAATCGTTGGCCTGAACACGCTGACTGACGAGCAGTGTGGCGTTGCAGATGCACCCGCTAACTGCATCGGCTTCCTGACTCAGGAAGATAACGTCAACACGTTCACCAGTAACTTCCGCATCGAAAGCTCTGCAGTATCAGTACCGGAGCCCGGTTCACTGGCACTGCTTGGCCTTGGTCTGGTAGGTCTGGGTGTAGCAAGCCGTCGTAAGTAA
- a CDS encoding methylated-DNA--[protein]-cysteine S-methyltransferase, with protein sequence MDNDSLVIRFDISISSLGHVLVAQSEQGLCAILLGENEPALQRQLRNRFPDAELVQAQAELQELSNQVRRFLESPSSTLPYPLHINGTAFQQKVWEAIRQIPPGSTASYSDIARSIDSPQSVRAVAGACGANCLAVAIPCHRVVRSDGSLSGYRWGIERKRMLLEREAEMVAETQAPLGSDLVSSD encoded by the coding sequence ATGGACAACGATAGCTTGGTTATTCGCTTCGATATCAGTATCTCTTCGCTGGGGCACGTACTGGTCGCCCAGAGTGAGCAAGGGCTTTGCGCCATCCTGCTGGGAGAAAATGAGCCGGCGCTGCAGCGCCAGCTTCGGAATCGCTTTCCAGATGCCGAACTGGTTCAGGCTCAAGCCGAGTTGCAGGAGCTGAGCAACCAGGTCAGGCGGTTTCTCGAGAGTCCTTCCAGCACGCTACCTTACCCGCTCCATATCAACGGAACAGCGTTCCAGCAAAAGGTCTGGGAGGCCATCAGGCAGATCCCGCCGGGAAGTACTGCAAGTTATAGCGACATCGCTCGCAGTATTGATTCACCCCAGTCCGTTCGAGCCGTAGCGGGAGCCTGCGGTGCGAACTGCCTGGCCGTCGCAATTCCCTGCCACCGGGTTGTGCGCTCCGATGGAAGCCTATCGGGGTATCGCTGGGGCATTGAGCGCAAGCGCATGCTCCTGGAGCGAGAGGCAGAAATGGTCGCAGAAACACAGGCTCCCCTGGGTAGTGACCTCGTTAGCTCCGACTAA